The genomic DNA CACCTATCGTGCCCTGCATCCGCTGTTCAACATCATCAACCGCCGGGTAAATACGGATATCGCCCGCTCCATGCTGAAGCATTGCGAGCAAAGCGTGCATAAGGCTTTGCCTATCTGGAGCCATATGGCAAATGAAAACTGGTGCATGATCGGATATCATTCCGTTTCCGTTTTGGCCGATGCCGTGGCGAAAGGTCTTCCGTTAGACAAGGAAGAGGTTTTGAAAGCGATGGTGAGCAGTTCCACGATCCCTTACCTGGACGGGACCGGCGAATATATGGAAAAAGGGTATGTCGCACTTGACCATAACGGTAGCGCCGCTTCCCTGACGTTGGAATATGCCTATGACGACTGGACCATCTACCACACGGCGCTTTTGGCCGGCAACCGTTCTGTTGCCGATACGTATAAAAAACGGGCGGCCAATTATACGAATGTTTTTGATACGAATATGGGCTATGCCCGTCCTCGTTATGCCGACGGACGCTGGAAAGAGAATTTCAACTTGCTGAACACGCATGGTGAAGGTTTTATCGAAGGAAATGCCTTGAACTATTCTTTCTATGTGCCGCAGGATGTGGACAATATGATCCGCCTGATGGGAGGCGACAAGTCCTTTGTCTCCAAGCTCGATTCCCTGTTTACGATGCACCTGCCTGCCGAGTTTTTCGCCCAGACCGAGGATGTGACGGAGGAAGGCTTGCTGGGCGGCTATGTGCATGGCAACGAACCGAGCCATCATATCCCGTTCCTGTATGCCTGGACCTCGCAACCTTGGAAAACGCAATATTGGCAGCGTGAAATCATGAATAAAATGTACCGCAATAATATCGACGGCCTGTGCGGTAACGACGATTGCGGCCAGATGTCTGCCTGGTATATCCTGTCTTCGATGGGGTTCTATCCGGTTTGTCCGGGTACGGACCAGTATGTGCTGGGAGCTCCTTACTTGCCTTATATGAAGGTTATGCTGGAAAACGGAAAGACTTTTGAGGTAAAGGCCGACAAGGTGAGCGACAAAAACCGTTATGTCAAGTCGGTCAAGTTGAATGGCAAGCCCTATACGAAAGGGTTCATTACTCAGCAGGACATTATGGATGGTGGTACGCTGACGTTCGAAATGACCTCTTCTCCTAATAAAAAACGTGTTTTTAACGGGACAGACAGACCCTATTCTTTGTCTTCAAATTAATTAAACATATTCTATCCATGAAGAAATTATTAATTTTAGCGATTACGCTTTGCAGCAGCCTCTTTACGGTGGATGCGGCTGACAAAAAGGACCTGGTGGATTACGTGAATCCGCTGGTCGGGAGCCAGTCGAAAATTTCTCTCTCGACAGGTAATACTTATCCGGCAATTGCCATGCCCTGGGGTATGAATTTCTGGATGCCACAGACCGGAAAGATGGGAGACGGCTGGGCGTACACATACGACGCGGACAAGATCCGTGGTTTCAAGCAGACTCACCAACCCAGCCCTTGGATCAACGATTACGGACAGTTTGCCATTATGCCCGTTACCGGTAAAGTGGTGTTTAACCAAGATAAACGTGCCAGCTGGTTTTCCCATAAGGCGGAAGTGGCAAAACCGAATTATTACCGGGTGTATCTGGCTGACCATGACGTTGTGACGGAAATCACGCCGACGGAACGTGCCGCCATGTTTCGCTTCACTTTCCCCGAATCGGACAACTCGTATGTGATTGTCGATGCTTTCGACCGTGGTTCTTATGTCAAGATCATACCCGAAGAAAACAAGATCATTGGCTATACGACTCGTAACAGCGGAGGGGTGCCTCAGAACTTCCGCAACTATTTCGTCGTCGTGTTTGACAAGCCTTTTACTTATAAGGCGACTGTCGGTGATGATGAGATCCGCAAAGGCGAGACTGAAGCGAAAGAGAACCATACCGGTGCCATTGTCGGTTTTTCCACCCGCAAGGGCGAGATTGTCCATGCTCGCGTAGCTTCTTCTTTTATCAGCCCTGAACAGGCTGAACTGAACCTGAAAGAATTGGGCGATCGTTCGTTTGACGAAATAGCCGAGGCTGGTCGCCAAGTGTGGAATGAAACTTTAGGACGTATCGCCGTGGAAGACGACGATGTGGACAAACTACGCACATTCTATTCCTGCCTGTACCGTTCGCTACTTTTCCCGCGCAGTTTCTACGAACTTGATGCAAACGGAAAAGTTGTACATTACAGTCCGTATAACGGAGAAGTGCTGCCGGGGTATATGTTTACCGATACCGGTTTTTGGGATACGTTCCGTTGCCTGTTCCCCTTCTTGAACCTGATGTATCCGGATATGAATACGAAGATGCAGGAGGGGCTTGCCAATACCTATAAGGAGAGCGGCTTCCTGCCGGAATGGGCAAGTCCGGGACATCGTGGCTGCATGGTCGGTAATAACTCGGCTTCTGTTGTGGCGGATGCTTACCTGAAAGGGCTTCGCGGATATGATATCGAGACGCTTTGGGAGGCTGTCGTGCATGGGGCTAACAGTGTACATCCGAAGGTGAAATCGACCGGACGTCTGGGATATGAATATTACAATAAATTGGGCTATGTGCCTTATAACGTGAAAATCAACGAAAGTGCCGCTCGTACGTTGGAATATGCTTATGATGACTGGGCTATCTATAAACTAGGTAAGGCTTTGGGCAAACCTGAATCCGAAATTGCCGTTTTCGCGAAACATGCTATGAATTATAAGAACCTATTCGATCCTGAAACCAAGTTGATGCGTGGCCGTAACGAGGACGGTTCGTTCCAGTCTCCTTTCAATCCGCTGAAATGGGGAGACGCTTTTACGGAAGGTAACAGTTGGCATTATACCTGGTCGGTCTTCCATGATCCGCAGGGACTGATCGACTTGATGGGAGGAAAGACAGGTTTCAATGCCATGATGGATTCCGTATTCAATGTCCCGCCTTTGTTCGATGACAGTTATTACGGTGGCGTGATCCATGAAATCCGCGAAATGCAGATTATGAATATGGGTAATTATGCGCATGGCAACCAGCCGATCCAGCACATGATCTACCTATACAACTATTCCGGCGAACCCTGGAAAGCACAGTATTGGGTGCGTGAAGTGATGGACAAGCTCTATTTCGCGACTCCCGACGGCTATTGCGGTGATGAGGATAACGGACAGACTTCGGCATGGTATGTATTCTCGGCTCTCGGCTTCTATCCGGTTTGTCCGGGTACGGACCAGTATATCTTGGGGTCTCCGCTGTTCAAAAGCGTGACGCTGAATCTGGAAAACGGCAAGAAGGTCGTGATCAAGGCCAACAATAATGGCGAGGCGAACCGTTACATCTCGTCTATGAAAGTGAATGGCAAGAACTATACGAAGAATTATCTGATACATGGCGACCTGATGCGTGGCATGAACATTCTTTATAATATGTCGGCCACACCGAACAAGAGCCGGGGTACGCAGGACAGTGACGCTCCTTACTCATTCTCCAATGAATTGGGAAAATAAATAAGATTGCATATAGATGGCTGGAAGCATTAATATTAACATAAGCACTTAATTATAATAGGACTTTCAGTCTAACTATAATCAAAAGGGCTATTTGGACCTTGTTTCAGATAGTCCTTTTTATTTATAACGACAATAGTTTGAATATGAAATTACGAATTTGTACTTTGATCGCTGTGTCGTGTGCCGCCTTATCCGGCACGGCACAGAATGAAAAGTTGACGGAATACGTCAATCCGCTGGTAGGAACGGATGGTTATGGCAATGTGTATCCGGGAGCGCAGATCCCGTTCGGAGGGATCCAGATCAGCCCGGATACGGATGCTAAATATTATGATGCGGCTGCCGGTTATAAATATAACCACACTTCTATCCTGGGCTTTAGCCTGACGCATCTTAGCGGGACCGGTATTCCTGACTTGGGAGATTTTCTGTTTATCCCCGGAACCGGAGAGATGAAACTGGAACCCGGAAGCCGTGAGAATCCCGATGAGGGCTATCGTTCCCGATACACGCACGACGAGGAACAGGCTACTCCGAACTATTATGCCGTCCGCTTGCAAGACTACGGCGTGAAGGCGGAGATGACGGCAGGGGTACGGAGTGGCATGTTCCGTTTTACTTATCCCGAATCGGAAAAATCATTTATCATGATTGATATGAACCATACGCTTTGGCAGTCGTGCGAATGGGCCAACCTGCGCATGGAAAACGATTCGACCATCACTGGCTATAAGTTGGTGAAAGGGTGGGGACCTGAACGCCATGTCTATTTTGCAGCTGTCTTTTCCAGAAAATTGACGGGTCTGCGCTTCATGCAGGACAAGAAGCCGGTGATCTATAATACATCCCGGTTCAGGAGCGACCGTGAGGCTTGGGGGAAGAACCTGATGGCTTGCCTTTCTTTCGCAACTGGGGAAGGGGAGGAAGTGATCGTGAAAACGGCCATCTCTTCCGTCAGTACCTCCGGGGCGAAGATGAATATGCAGGAACTGGACGGACTGACATTTGACAGCCTCAAAGAGAAAGGGGAGGAACTTTGGGAGAAAGAATTGCAAAAATACCGGATAACTACCGACCGGAAGACAAAGGAAACGTTTTATACTTCTGCCTACCATGCCGCCCTCCATCCGTTTGTTTTCCAGGATGTGGATGGCCGTTTCAGGGGGTTGGACAAGAATATCGAGCAAGCGAAAGGCTTTACCAACTATACGACTTTTTCTTTGTGGGACACCTACCGGGCTTTGCATCCCTGGTTCAATTTAGTGCATCAGGACATAAATGCCGACATCGCCAATTC from Parabacteroides merdae ATCC 43184 includes the following:
- a CDS encoding GH92 family glycosyl hydrolase — translated: MKKTILLFSALLIFGNLSAQDKAALVNPIIGTNGMGHTFPGACVPFGLVQLSPDTDTIPHNVDGKYQPRAYEYCAGYQHKDSSIVGFSHTHFSGTGHSDLGDILIMPATGELKLNPGTATDPDGGYRSRFSHDTEVSRPGYYEVMLADYGVKAQLTATKRVGVHKYTFPKEAKNQRIILDMIHGIYNYDGKVLWTNIRVENDTLVTGYRITNGWARTNYTYFAMSFSKPVVHYGCEEKAKVNYRGGYGKFNMKENFPDIGGRKIVAYFDFDPAVSEELEVKVALSGVSTDGALKNLRAEASGYSFDRLAARAGETWNKELSVIEANGTDDQLAMLYTSLYHTMINPCVYTDVDGQYRGLDHNIHKADDFTNYTVFSVWDTYRALHPLFNIINRRVNTDIARSMLKHCEQSVHKALPIWSHMANENWCMIGYHSVSVLADAVAKGLPLDKEEVLKAMVSSSTIPYLDGTGEYMEKGYVALDHNGSAASLTLEYAYDDWTIYHTALLAGNRSVADTYKKRAANYTNVFDTNMGYARPRYADGRWKENFNLLNTHGEGFIEGNALNYSFYVPQDVDNMIRLMGGDKSFVSKLDSLFTMHLPAEFFAQTEDVTEEGLLGGYVHGNEPSHHIPFLYAWTSQPWKTQYWQREIMNKMYRNNIDGLCGNDDCGQMSAWYILSSMGFYPVCPGTDQYVLGAPYLPYMKVMLENGKTFEVKADKVSDKNRYVKSVKLNGKPYTKGFITQQDIMDGGTLTFEMTSSPNKKRVFNGTDRPYSLSSN
- a CDS encoding GH92 family glycosyl hydrolase; protein product: MKKLLILAITLCSSLFTVDAADKKDLVDYVNPLVGSQSKISLSTGNTYPAIAMPWGMNFWMPQTGKMGDGWAYTYDADKIRGFKQTHQPSPWINDYGQFAIMPVTGKVVFNQDKRASWFSHKAEVAKPNYYRVYLADHDVVTEITPTERAAMFRFTFPESDNSYVIVDAFDRGSYVKIIPEENKIIGYTTRNSGGVPQNFRNYFVVVFDKPFTYKATVGDDEIRKGETEAKENHTGAIVGFSTRKGEIVHARVASSFISPEQAELNLKELGDRSFDEIAEAGRQVWNETLGRIAVEDDDVDKLRTFYSCLYRSLLFPRSFYELDANGKVVHYSPYNGEVLPGYMFTDTGFWDTFRCLFPFLNLMYPDMNTKMQEGLANTYKESGFLPEWASPGHRGCMVGNNSASVVADAYLKGLRGYDIETLWEAVVHGANSVHPKVKSTGRLGYEYYNKLGYVPYNVKINESAARTLEYAYDDWAIYKLGKALGKPESEIAVFAKHAMNYKNLFDPETKLMRGRNEDGSFQSPFNPLKWGDAFTEGNSWHYTWSVFHDPQGLIDLMGGKTGFNAMMDSVFNVPPLFDDSYYGGVIHEIREMQIMNMGNYAHGNQPIQHMIYLYNYSGEPWKAQYWVREVMDKLYFATPDGYCGDEDNGQTSAWYVFSALGFYPVCPGTDQYILGSPLFKSVTLNLENGKKVVIKANNNGEANRYISSMKVNGKNYTKNYLIHGDLMRGMNILYNMSATPNKSRGTQDSDAPYSFSNELGK